The genome window GCAACCCTCCAGACAAATCCTTCTACATCTTTTATTATTATATGATTTCCTACGACTTCTTTTAGTAGGATATCGCTACCAATTTCCTTTTCAAAAAGGTTCATAGGATAACTCTTGATGTTTATATCAATTCCGTACTTTTTGCCAACTTCCTTGATCTTATCCTCATCATACTTGCCCACTATGAATAGATCAAGATCAGAATCATCTTTCTGGATTCCTTTAGCATAGCTTCCAAATAATATGACTATGCCATGCAGGTAATCCTCTGCTTTTTCAAGAATTTCCTTAATCAAGTGATTCTTTTCTAAGAACTGGATTCTCTTATACTGCTCTGTTAAAACAAAATATTCCCTTGATAATCCAGATTTCTTTATAGAATAAGTCTTGATCTTACCCTTGGTCTTTGACTCTAAAATGCCCTTCTTTTCAAGCTTAGCAAGCGTTACAAGGGCAGTTCTAGAGCTGACCTCAAGAAGCTTCTCGACCTCTCTGATATAATACTCTTTATCATAGCCTTTCGTGAACAAGTTTAATATTCTCAAATCCATATCGTTTACTTTTGTAAGCATA of Candidatus Woesearchaeota archaeon contains these proteins:
- a CDS encoding nucleotidyltransferase domain-containing protein, producing MLTKVNDMDLRILNLFTKGYDKEYYIREVEKLLEVSSRTALVTLAKLEKKGILESKTKGKIKTYSIKKSGLSREYFVLTEQYKRIQFLEKNHLIKEILEKAEDYLHGIVILFGSYAKGIQKDDSDLDLFIVGKYDEDKIKEVGKKYGIDINIKSYPMNLFEKEIGSDILLKEVVGNHIIIKDVEGFVWRVAKWIK